The following coding sequences are from one SAR86 cluster bacterium window:
- a CDS encoding adenosine kinase yields the protein MKEINVLGVGNALVDKQFLIEDDILKEISIEKGTMGLCDSESQNVFYKKLSENYKKSEDACGGSATNTIFALASLGSKCGFFGKVANDENGSFYKKDLEDVGIINDVISNDKGDTGTCLIMISEDAERTMSTCLGISANLKPSDIDEDLIEKSEIIYLEGYLVSSDECNLTSKKIIEVGRSKEAKIAISLSDPNVVNAFRERLLDWLKEPIDYLFCNFEEAKAFCKTNDEELIKSSLLKFAQNIFITKGSEGALIFDHKSSCEVGGFTANAIDSNGAGDMFAGGALYLLAKGQNPEKAAKFGCFLASKGVENIGPRLEHKKYLEIYELFCKLD from the coding sequence ATGAAGGAAATTAACGTTCTTGGCGTTGGAAATGCTTTAGTTGATAAACAATTTCTTATTGAAGACGACATTTTAAAGGAGATTTCAATAGAAAAAGGAACTATGGGTTTATGCGATAGTGAATCCCAAAATGTTTTCTATAAAAAATTATCTGAAAATTATAAAAAAAGTGAAGATGCTTGTGGAGGTTCAGCCACCAATACTATCTTTGCCTTGGCATCTTTGGGAAGTAAATGTGGTTTTTTTGGAAAAGTGGCGAATGATGAAAATGGTTCATTTTACAAGAAAGATCTTGAAGACGTAGGAATTATAAACGACGTGATTTCTAATGATAAAGGAGACACAGGTACTTGTTTAATTATGATTTCTGAAGACGCAGAAAGAACCATGAGCACATGTCTAGGCATCAGCGCTAATTTGAAGCCTTCAGACATAGATGAAGACTTAATAGAAAAGTCGGAAATAATTTATCTAGAAGGCTACCTTGTGAGTTCAGACGAATGCAACTTGACGAGTAAAAAAATTATAGAAGTTGGTAGAAGCAAAGAGGCTAAAATAGCTATTAGCCTATCAGATCCGAACGTAGTAAATGCTTTCAGAGAAAGGTTACTTGATTGGCTCAAAGAGCCAATTGATTATTTATTTTGTAACTTTGAAGAAGCAAAAGCATTTTGTAAGACAAATGATGAAGAATTAATAAAAAGCTCTTTATTAAAATTTGCACAAAATATTTTCATTACTAAAGGAAGTGAAGGAGCATTAATTTTTGACCATAAATCTTCTTGTGAAGTGGGTGGGTTTACTGCAAATGCAATTGATAGCAATGGAGCCGGTGACATGTTTGCTGGAGGAGCATTGTATTTACTTGCCAAGGGTCAAAATCCAGAAAAAGCTGCAAAATTTGGATGTTTTTTAGCATCTAAGGGTGTTGAAAATATTGGCCCGAGATTAGAACACAAAAAATATCTAGAAATTTATGAATTATTTTGCAAATTAGACTAG
- a CDS encoding thiamine phosphate synthase, which translates to MNSIYAITPVNLSLEEIISKTSNLLELGIKTYQYRDKNDDLNIIKKNAKILLELIKENGGELIINDYPEIALEIGADGFHLGFEDYQKKRNQNFLKTHLNLIKDNYIKGLSCKWNLELVSNPPEDILDWDYLAVGSFFKSQTKKDVSLASTDMVLEEVLLKTKKPLYSIGGINNENIINLKKMGYKKFAISNGVYAFEDHEIKNIIKINNEGN; encoded by the coding sequence ATGAATTCTATTTATGCCATAACTCCAGTTAATTTAAGCCTAGAAGAAATAATTTCTAAAACATCTAATTTATTGGAACTAGGAATTAAAACTTATCAATACAGAGACAAGAATGATGATTTAAATATCATAAAAAAAAATGCAAAAATTCTTTTAGAACTCATCAAAGAAAATGGAGGGGAGTTAATAATTAACGATTACCCAGAAATAGCATTAGAAATTGGAGCGGATGGATTTCATTTGGGATTTGAAGACTATCAAAAGAAAAGAAATCAAAATTTTTTAAAAACGCACTTAAATCTGATTAAAGACAATTATATTAAAGGCCTTTCTTGTAAGTGGAATTTAGAGTTAGTTTCAAATCCTCCGGAAGATATTTTAGATTGGGATTATCTAGCGGTAGGATCTTTTTTTAAAAGCCAAACTAAGAAAGATGTCTCGTTAGCGAGTACAGATATGGTTTTGGAAGAAGTTTTGTTAAAAACAAAAAAACCTCTGTATTCTATTGGTGGAATCAATAACGAAAACATTATCAATTTAAAAAAAATGGGATATAAGAAATTCGCTATCTCGAACGGAGTTTACGCTTTTGAAGACCATGAAATTAAAAATATAATTAAAATAAATAATGAAGGAAATTAA
- a CDS encoding hydroxymethylpyrimidine/phosphomethylpyrimidine kinase, protein MRHKKYILSISGQDPTNGAGNSLDILVANQHNFHCLSSITNLTIQDAEKLRKVEDVNENFFQKNLKNLNENFNISGIKIGAISSNKIVESASKFLDKFKKIPVVIDPIIEAGGGGKFIKKQNINFSITKLYPKATLLTPNLNELKILSGYKTEKDSINSLLDLDIKNIFVTGKSRKNEVISTLFVNGIKELDVKAKKISKTFHGSGCALSTSILCNFIKTKDLKESCLNANEYMRKILKNSIKTKNQDFINFS, encoded by the coding sequence ATGAGACATAAAAAATATATTTTATCCATATCTGGTCAAGATCCGACTAATGGAGCTGGTAATAGCTTAGATATATTAGTAGCGAATCAACATAATTTTCATTGCCTGTCATCTATTACTAATTTGACCATTCAGGATGCAGAAAAGTTGCGCAAAGTTGAAGATGTCAACGAAAACTTTTTTCAAAAAAATCTCAAAAACCTTAATGAAAATTTCAATATATCAGGCATAAAGATTGGAGCAATTTCTTCAAATAAAATTGTTGAATCCGCGTCAAAGTTTCTAGATAAATTTAAAAAAATTCCTGTAGTGATTGATCCAATAATAGAAGCCGGTGGAGGTGGGAAATTCATAAAAAAACAAAATATTAATTTTTCTATTACAAAGTTATATCCTAAGGCAACACTGCTAACTCCAAATTTAAATGAATTAAAAATCTTAAGCGGATATAAAACTGAAAAAGATTCTATCAACTCTCTTTTGGATCTAGATATTAAAAATATTTTTGTAACTGGCAAATCAAGAAAAAATGAAGTTATAAGCACGCTGTTTGTAAATGGTATTAAAGAATTAGATGTAAAAGCAAAAAAAATCTCCAAAACATTTCATGGATCTGGTTGCGCACTATCTACCTCGATTTTATGCAACTTTATCAAAACGAAAGATCTAAAAGAAAGTTGCTTAAATGCCAATGAATACATGAGAAAAATTTTAAAAAATTCTATTAAAACAAAAAATCAAGATTTTATTAATTTCAGCTGA
- the argC gene encoding N-acetyl-gamma-glutamyl-phosphate reductase has protein sequence MEEYKIGLVGATGYVGVELLKLFDEMDNLEVSFVSSSGSIGKNLYEQINEFKRIPNLQLSSVEDIKEQDLDYVFFATQHNFSMDYVPFLLEKDIKIIDLSADFRISDASLWAEAYEDEHRAKNLLSSAVYGLPEKERNKIKEANLVAVPGCYPTASILGLLPIADNIKASSNIILDVKSGISGAGRNKVESDLSDDIVENFKAYSAQSHRHQFEIGHFFKKNYKLDNKIVFTPHLLPIFRGEYVTCYVETSNFEDSIQETYENFYKNEKFVRVLSKGTVPELKKVQNTNFCDISVFMKENILTIHIAIDNLMKGAASQAIQCFNLMSGANEYEGVTLKDD, from the coding sequence ATGGAAGAGTACAAGATAGGTTTGGTAGGAGCTACAGGTTATGTTGGAGTCGAGCTACTGAAGTTGTTCGATGAAATGGATAATCTTGAAGTATCCTTCGTGTCATCATCTGGAAGCATAGGCAAAAATCTTTACGAACAAATTAATGAATTTAAAAGAATTCCAAATCTTCAATTGTCTTCAGTTGAAGATATTAAGGAGCAGGACCTTGATTATGTTTTTTTTGCTACTCAACACAATTTTTCTATGGACTATGTCCCTTTTTTGTTGGAGAAAGATATCAAAATTATTGATTTATCGGCAGACTTCAGAATAAGCGACGCATCATTGTGGGCTGAAGCTTATGAAGATGAACATAGGGCAAAAAATTTACTAAGTTCTGCTGTTTATGGGTTACCCGAAAAAGAAAGAAATAAAATAAAAGAAGCAAATTTAGTAGCTGTTCCTGGTTGTTACCCTACAGCTTCTATTTTAGGACTCCTTCCTATTGCTGATAACATAAAAGCAAGTTCAAACATCATATTAGACGTTAAATCTGGTATCAGCGGTGCAGGAAGAAATAAAGTAGAATCAGACTTATCGGATGATATTGTTGAAAATTTTAAAGCCTACTCGGCGCAGTCTCACCGTCATCAATTTGAAATAGGCCATTTTTTTAAAAAAAATTACAAGCTTGATAATAAAATAGTTTTTACTCCTCATTTATTACCTATTTTTAGAGGAGAATATGTAACTTGTTATGTTGAAACTTCGAATTTCGAAGATTCGATCCAAGAAACTTATGAAAACTTTTATAAAAATGAAAAATTTGTTAGAGTATTATCAAAAGGTACTGTTCCTGAGTTAAAAAAGGTACAAAATACAAATTTTTGTGACATTTCTGTGTTCATGAAAGAAAATATTTTAACCATTCATATTGCAATAGATAATTTAATGAAAGGTGCTGCATCCCAGGCAATTCAATGTTTTAATTTGATGAGTGGTGCAAACGAATATGAAGGAGTGACATTAAAAGATGATTGA
- the erpA gene encoding iron-sulfur cluster insertion protein ErpA: MIEKYTPQELTISDAALERIGKLVSDEVDKKVSLRVFVTGGGCSGFQYGFKLEDHFEDDDTFLKKEEFSVVIDSLSMQYIFGSTLDYKEDLEGSRFVIDNPNAVTTCGCGSSFSI, translated from the coding sequence ATGATTGAAAAATATACGCCTCAAGAATTAACCATTTCTGACGCTGCTTTAGAGCGCATCGGAAAGTTAGTCTCGGATGAAGTAGATAAGAAAGTTTCTCTTAGAGTTTTTGTTACAGGTGGAGGATGCTCAGGCTTTCAATATGGCTTTAAACTTGAAGATCATTTCGAAGATGATGATACCTTTCTTAAAAAAGAAGAGTTTTCAGTAGTAATTGACTCGTTAAGCATGCAGTATATTTTTGGGTCTACTTTGGATTACAAAGAAGATTTGGAAGGTTCAAGATTCGTTATAGATAATCCAAACGCAGTTACAACCTGTGGATGTGGATCATCTTTCTCAATTTAA
- a CDS encoding anhydro-N-acetylmuramic acid kinase: MQSISKKDNYFIGTLSGTSMDAIDASIYKITNKIKLVDSISHKMPKDLKAKLFSLSKSKKNLFKNPTKALKQADDEFTKITVKTIKRLIKKSGLSSSDITAIGSHGQTIQHSPFSKKPYSLQIGSPDLIAIQTGITTIGNFRQTNIMNGGSGAPLTPAFHQKFLRNKKQNRAIINIGGISNLTLLLKNQKIMGWDSGPGNCLIDQSVKYFSNGENSFDKNGRWGKKGDLKKLDKLINKFLSRVYFRRKPPKSDSTENYNFSEIYSREIQLSKFDWISAMTEITAKSIFNSLKENCNVKELGIYVCGGGSKNLFLMDLIRSKLPEKWKLYTTEALGIDPMLVETSTFAWLAKQRIENRKINLRSSTNAEISLTGEIFKG; this comes from the coding sequence ATGCAATCAATCAGTAAAAAAGATAATTATTTTATTGGAACGCTTTCCGGAACGAGCATGGACGCAATTGATGCGTCTATTTACAAAATTACCAATAAAATAAAACTAGTTGATTCTATATCCCACAAGATGCCTAAAGATCTAAAAGCTAAATTATTCTCTTTATCAAAAAGTAAAAAAAATCTGTTTAAAAATCCTACAAAAGCTCTTAAGCAAGCAGATGATGAGTTCACTAAAATTACTGTGAAGACTATCAAGAGATTGATTAAAAAATCAGGTCTTAGTAGTTCAGATATAACAGCTATTGGTTCTCATGGACAAACGATTCAGCATTCTCCTTTTTCAAAAAAACCATACTCTTTACAAATTGGAAGTCCAGACTTGATTGCAATTCAAACTGGCATAACTACGATCGGCAATTTTAGACAGACCAATATTATGAATGGAGGTAGCGGAGCGCCACTGACACCAGCATTTCATCAAAAATTTCTAAGAAATAAAAAGCAAAATAGAGCAATAATTAACATTGGTGGTATATCGAATCTCACTTTATTGCTCAAAAACCAAAAAATCATGGGTTGGGATTCTGGGCCAGGAAACTGTCTGATAGATCAAAGCGTAAAGTATTTCTCTAACGGAGAAAATTCATTTGACAAGAATGGTCGTTGGGGGAAGAAAGGAGATTTAAAAAAATTAGATAAGTTAATAAATAAATTCCTTTCTAGAGTATATTTTCGTCGAAAGCCTCCAAAAAGTGACTCAACCGAAAATTATAATTTTTCTGAAATTTACTCAAGAGAAATACAACTTTCCAAATTTGATTGGATTTCAGCAATGACTGAAATTACTGCTAAATCAATTTTTAATTCTCTTAAAGAAAACTGTAATGTTAAGGAGTTGGGAATTTATGTTTGTGGAGGGGGCAGTAAAAACTTATTTTTAATGGATTTAATAAGGTCGAAATTGCCAGAAAAATGGAAGCTTTATACTACTGAGGCCTTAGGGATAGATCCCATGTTAGTAGAAACTTCTACTTTTGCTTGGCTTGCCAAACAGAGAATTGAAAATAGAAAAATAAATCTTCGTTCTTCAACAAATGCTGAAATCTCTTTGACCGGCGAAATTTTCAAAGGTTAA
- a CDS encoding M23 family metallopeptidase: protein MGKVFFELRYYLIILIIFIVAFLSLIFFPSFSYDSNSADYEISEVTREKIEVKNSNFTLSNEFNNSIQIFEIKKNDTLLNLLKQSGFKDSFIRALIKTKGSEKLARIKIGDTLEISKKISGEPKEIFLTSNGFEGVLAKFENNIFTIQRFSRPLEKLERFASVIIEDSLYESALNEGLSDSLIMDLVYIFGWDIDFIFDIRPGDKFDVLYEDFYWNGIQVKNSDIKAARFIRGNKVFTAIRYYYKDGTKEYFSTRGKNVKKAFLRTPVEFSYISSKYNLNRKHPVLNKIRAHTGVDYAAPKGTPIISTSSGTVAFIGNKGGYGKLIEIKHTEDYSTRYAHLFKYKKGLNLGDKVDQGEVIGYVGKSGLATGYHLHYEFRVNGMHTDPLTVKLPDAEPIIESEKDKFKRVAIQMINRIDNLYLQIYAINQ from the coding sequence ATGGGAAAGGTTTTTTTTGAACTCAGGTATTACCTAATTATTTTAATAATATTTATTGTCGCTTTTTTAAGTCTAATTTTTTTTCCGAGCTTCTCTTATGATTCAAACAGCGCTGATTATGAAATCTCTGAAGTTACAAGAGAAAAAATTGAGGTTAAAAATAGCAATTTTACCTTAAGCAATGAGTTTAATAATTCAATACAAATTTTTGAAATAAAAAAAAATGATACCCTTTTGAATCTTCTAAAGCAGTCCGGCTTCAAAGATAGCTTCATTAGAGCGTTAATCAAAACTAAAGGCTCTGAAAAATTGGCACGAATAAAAATTGGAGACACCTTGGAAATTTCAAAAAAAATATCTGGAGAACCTAAAGAAATCTTTTTAACTTCGAATGGTTTTGAAGGCGTTTTAGCTAAATTTGAAAATAATATATTTACTATTCAAAGATTCTCAAGGCCTCTAGAGAAATTGGAGAGATTTGCATCTGTAATCATTGAGGATTCTTTATATGAATCCGCTTTAAACGAAGGGCTCTCAGATAGTCTAATTATGGACTTGGTTTATATTTTTGGATGGGATATCGATTTTATATTTGATATAAGACCGGGAGACAAATTTGATGTTCTGTATGAAGATTTTTATTGGAATGGTATTCAGGTAAAGAATTCAGATATCAAGGCAGCAAGATTTATCAGGGGAAATAAAGTTTTCACAGCCATAAGATATTATTACAAAGATGGAACGAAAGAGTATTTCTCAACAAGAGGAAAAAATGTAAAAAAAGCTTTTTTAAGAACGCCCGTTGAATTTAGTTACATAAGTTCAAAATATAATCTGAATAGGAAACATCCTGTTTTAAATAAAATTAGAGCGCATACAGGGGTTGATTACGCTGCTCCTAAGGGCACTCCTATTATATCCACTAGCTCTGGTACAGTTGCTTTTATTGGAAATAAAGGAGGGTATGGAAAATTAATTGAAATAAAACATACTGAAGATTATTCAACTAGATATGCACATTTATTTAAATACAAAAAAGGATTGAATCTAGGGGATAAAGTGGACCAAGGAGAAGTAATAGGTTATGTGGGAAAGTCGGGTCTTGCGACAGGCTATCACCTTCATTATGAATTTAGAGTAAACGGTATGCACACCGATCCGTTAACTGTAAAACTTCCAGACGCAGAACCGATTATTGAGTCAGAAAAAGATAAATTTAAGAGAGTAGCTATCCAAATGATCAACCGAATAGATAATCTTTATTTACAAATTTATGCAATCAATCAGTAA
- the tyrS gene encoding tyrosine--tRNA ligase codes for MSILQEKIEILLRGVEEVIPKKDFISLIEKKQKLTIKAGFDPTSPDLHLGHTVLINKLKQFQDLGHKIVFLIGDFTGSIGDPSGVSETRPVLSGKDLKKNAKTYEKQIFKILDPKKTEIKFNSTWFKKMSPEDFIKLASSMTVARMLERDDFSKRYKNNQPISVHEFLYPLVQGYDSFQLKADVELGGTDQKFNLLVGRDIQRINGMKEQIIMTLPILEGLDGVKKMSKSLNNYVGLTDNRDEMFGKLMSISDEMMWRYYDLLSFKTNKEINKLKKLSKTGSSLMEAKFLLGSEIVERFHGKNNAIKALNEFKNRFSQKNNPTEIPAVDLKVKGNSLDLIEVLSHPDLKERRLCKSKSEAKRLINQSAVRVDGKRTTDENFRIKINSKTLFQVGKKRFLKITLKSIN; via the coding sequence ATGAGCATACTTCAAGAAAAAATTGAAATACTTCTCAGAGGGGTAGAAGAAGTAATACCTAAAAAGGATTTTATATCTTTGATAGAAAAGAAACAAAAACTTACTATCAAGGCTGGTTTTGATCCCACTTCTCCAGATTTACATCTCGGCCATACTGTCTTAATTAATAAATTAAAACAATTTCAGGATCTTGGGCACAAAATTGTTTTTTTGATTGGAGATTTTACCGGCTCTATAGGTGATCCTTCTGGAGTTAGCGAAACTAGACCTGTTCTTTCAGGAAAAGATTTAAAAAAGAATGCTAAAACATACGAAAAACAGATTTTCAAAATTTTAGATCCGAAGAAAACTGAAATTAAATTCAATTCGACTTGGTTCAAAAAGATGTCTCCTGAAGATTTTATAAAGTTGGCCTCATCTATGACAGTTGCAAGAATGTTAGAAAGAGATGATTTTAGTAAGCGATATAAAAATAACCAACCAATTTCTGTTCATGAGTTTCTCTACCCTTTAGTTCAAGGATATGACTCTTTTCAATTAAAAGCTGATGTAGAGTTAGGCGGAACCGACCAAAAATTTAACCTTCTTGTGGGAAGAGATATTCAGAGAATCAACGGTATGAAAGAACAAATAATTATGACTCTGCCAATCTTGGAAGGCCTTGACGGTGTAAAAAAAATGTCTAAATCTTTAAATAATTACGTAGGATTAACTGACAACAGAGACGAAATGTTCGGAAAGTTAATGTCAATCTCAGATGAGATGATGTGGAGATATTACGATTTGTTGAGTTTTAAGACTAATAAAGAAATAAATAAATTAAAAAAACTTTCTAAAACTGGAAGCAGTTTGATGGAGGCAAAATTTTTATTAGGCTCTGAGATTGTAGAAAGATTTCATGGAAAAAATAACGCTATTAAAGCATTAAACGAATTTAAAAATAGATTTAGTCAAAAAAACAATCCGACAGAAATTCCTGCAGTAGATTTGAAAGTTAAGGGTAATTCTTTAGATTTGATAGAAGTTCTTAGTCATCCAGATCTCAAAGAAAGAAGGCTTTGTAAGAGTAAGTCGGAAGCAAAAAGATTGATAAATCAATCTGCCGTAAGAGTAGATGGAAAAAGAACAACAGATGAAAATTTTAGGATAAAAATAAACTCAAAAACTCTTTTCCAAGTTGGTAAAAAGAGGTTTTTGAAAATAACTTTAAAAAGCATAAATTAA